One window of the Runella slithyformis DSM 19594 genome contains the following:
- a CDS encoding GH39 family glycosyl hydrolase, protein MKLFVRKCVFFTVISLLIGLDGVAQFIDTSNERVKTPLSVSYKKIGTLKPRSTKEIEASRITVGCETLDRDFTDFNGYKNYLPPLGVKKIRLQAGWAKCEKIKGVYDWKWLDEIIDFAAANRLEPWLETSYGNPIYEGGGAKGLLNSMPTSPEGWAAYDKWVEALVTRYKDRVKEWEIWNEPDHPMQKNEPETVAEMNIRTAVIIKRIQPEAKIAGLAFASHTNTAYLERFLKPIAEQGKLDLFEWISYHSYAFRPEDSYKGVMALKTVIEKYSKTLKLRQGENGAPSGYIPSYALDKYYWTEYSQAKYDMRRLLGDLGRDIETSVFTIIDIAYAGNPPVLNMKGLIQSDFTKAAIRPKVAYYAVQNLASVFDNTLEAAPGFAFTTNASESVSVFGYQHKKTKKQLITLWLDGNTPGNTFTTTPTDITIENGNFSNPVWVDLLTGHVYEIPKAHWSKSGNSYTFKQIPLYDSPVLIADKSMLKLNN, encoded by the coding sequence ATGAAGCTATTTGTAAGAAAATGCGTGTTTTTTACGGTAATTTCTCTGCTCATCGGTCTTGATGGAGTTGCTCAATTCATTGATACTTCCAACGAGCGCGTCAAAACACCGTTAAGCGTTTCGTACAAAAAGATCGGAACCCTGAAACCGCGTTCCACCAAAGAGATTGAAGCATCCCGTATCACGGTCGGTTGTGAAACCCTCGACCGCGACTTTACGGATTTTAACGGCTATAAAAACTACTTACCGCCCTTGGGCGTCAAAAAAATACGATTACAGGCCGGTTGGGCCAAATGTGAAAAAATAAAGGGAGTGTACGATTGGAAGTGGCTCGACGAAATCATTGATTTTGCCGCGGCTAATCGCCTCGAACCGTGGCTGGAAACCTCCTATGGCAACCCCATTTACGAAGGCGGCGGTGCGAAAGGCTTACTCAACAGTATGCCTACCTCACCTGAAGGTTGGGCGGCCTACGACAAATGGGTGGAAGCCTTGGTAACGCGCTACAAAGACCGGGTCAAAGAATGGGAAATATGGAACGAGCCGGACCATCCTATGCAAAAAAATGAGCCCGAAACCGTGGCGGAGATGAACATCCGTACCGCCGTAATCATCAAACGCATTCAGCCCGAAGCCAAAATTGCGGGACTGGCGTTTGCTTCCCATACCAATACGGCTTATTTGGAGCGATTCCTGAAACCGATTGCCGAGCAGGGAAAATTAGACCTGTTTGAATGGATATCGTACCACAGCTATGCCTTTCGTCCCGAAGATTCGTACAAGGGAGTGATGGCCCTGAAAACCGTGATTGAAAAATATTCCAAAACCCTCAAACTTCGTCAGGGTGAAAACGGAGCCCCTTCGGGTTACATTCCGAGCTATGCCCTGGACAAGTATTATTGGACCGAATACTCTCAGGCCAAGTACGACATGCGTCGATTATTGGGCGATTTGGGTAGAGATATTGAAACCTCGGTTTTTACCATTATTGATATTGCTTACGCCGGAAACCCGCCCGTGTTGAATATGAAAGGCCTCATCCAATCGGATTTTACCAAGGCGGCCATTCGGCCGAAAGTCGCTTATTATGCGGTACAAAATCTGGCGTCCGTTTTTGATAATACCCTGGAAGCCGCGCCCGGGTTTGCGTTCACCACCAATGCCTCCGAATCGGTTTCGGTCTTTGGGTATCAACACAAAAAGACGAAAAAACAACTCATTACACTTTGGCTGGACGGAAACACACCCGGCAACACTTTTACCACCACCCCTACCGACATCACGATTGAAAACGGAAACTTCAGTAACCCTGTTTGGGTAGATCTGCTGACCGGCCACGTGTATGAAATTCCCAAAGCCCATTGGAGTAAATCGGGAAACAGCTACACATTCAAACAAATTCCGCTGTATGATTCTCCCGTTTTGATTGCTGATAAATCAATGCTGAAATTGAATAACTGA
- a CDS encoding DUF4861 family protein — MNAKLLIYTLFSVSWVTLLSVGCVSQPAQAQKTTKSISTESIAELAIERGLKEIDLGIYGGTLFMHGLSELAVLQKDPKNLNRAIELFGKFKTKEIKGRGSFISYEAGGSGVAYLNYLKKSDKLKEQAEEYADKMFKNQKRTSEGLLTAPWLKDSLDQFMIDCAFAVTPYMLYAGLSMNKPEYVDLAVFETLEMFKILKDPNGLIHQGRGFQGLGKISEDNWSRGNGWGAFALAFLVRDLPDTHPKKKEVNELAKNFFTAILKFQNQEGLWNQEMTEHTSFVETSGSGLMLFGLGICLEKRIIDTSYLPQFIKGLSGYTSYITPDGSISNVTIGCLCPGKGTKKDYIKHAWKLNDIHAFGPVVLAFTQAAKMGIKEITPAKSIGCYVTDFGKPMKPQAFVRYMPEANGNICWENDRIAFRVYGPPVKHRVSSGIDIWTKSVDYPIVSKWYDQNNQGKSYHDDHGEGNDFYHVAYGRGLGGTAVWRNGKPYISQPYATHRILKNTEEEIAFELHFDAWDADGIKVSEKKVISLKIGTNFCKVVSTFTTASKEPLTIALGISYSNKPEIISDAKKGTLTLWESFQPQNGELGTTVSVKPADFKAFGDYEKEKYMLIKAKSGQPITYYVGAGWSKAPQFKTKQDWLNYVNEQHFFK, encoded by the coding sequence ATGAATGCTAAGCTGCTGATATATACGCTATTCTCCGTGAGTTGGGTCACCTTGCTGTCCGTGGGCTGTGTCTCACAGCCCGCTCAAGCTCAAAAAACCACAAAATCCATTTCCACAGAATCCATTGCTGAACTCGCCATTGAGCGGGGATTGAAAGAAATTGACTTGGGCATTTATGGCGGTACGCTATTTATGCACGGCTTGAGTGAGTTGGCGGTGCTGCAAAAAGACCCTAAAAACCTGAACCGCGCCATTGAGCTATTTGGGAAATTCAAGACCAAAGAGATCAAAGGACGCGGGAGTTTTATTAGCTACGAAGCGGGCGGCAGCGGTGTGGCCTATCTGAATTATTTGAAAAAGTCGGACAAACTGAAAGAGCAGGCGGAGGAGTATGCCGACAAAATGTTCAAAAATCAAAAACGTACCTCTGAAGGATTATTGACGGCTCCGTGGCTCAAAGACAGCCTCGACCAGTTCATGATCGATTGTGCCTTTGCCGTAACGCCCTATATGCTGTACGCCGGCCTGAGCATGAACAAGCCCGAATACGTAGATCTGGCGGTTTTTGAAACCTTGGAAATGTTTAAAATCCTGAAAGACCCCAACGGCCTGATTCACCAGGGGCGGGGTTTTCAGGGATTGGGCAAGATTTCGGAAGACAATTGGAGCCGGGGAAATGGGTGGGGCGCTTTTGCGTTGGCGTTTTTAGTACGGGATTTACCCGATACTCACCCCAAGAAAAAAGAAGTGAATGAGCTCGCTAAAAATTTCTTCACAGCCATTTTGAAATTCCAAAATCAGGAAGGATTGTGGAATCAGGAAATGACGGAACATACTTCATTCGTCGAAACGTCGGGTAGTGGCCTGATGCTCTTTGGGTTGGGAATTTGTCTCGAAAAAAGAATCATTGACACATCCTATTTGCCGCAATTCATCAAAGGATTAAGCGGTTACACTTCCTACATCACGCCCGACGGCTCCATCAGCAATGTCACCATAGGCTGTTTGTGCCCCGGTAAAGGCACAAAAAAGGATTACATCAAACATGCGTGGAAACTCAACGACATTCACGCGTTCGGCCCCGTGGTATTGGCCTTTACGCAAGCTGCAAAAATGGGCATTAAAGAAATTACCCCTGCCAAAAGCATAGGCTGTTATGTGACCGATTTCGGCAAACCCATGAAACCGCAGGCTTTTGTGCGCTACATGCCCGAAGCCAACGGAAATATCTGCTGGGAAAATGACCGCATTGCCTTCCGCGTCTACGGCCCGCCCGTCAAACACCGGGTGAGCAGCGGGATTGATATTTGGACCAAATCGGTGGATTATCCCATTGTTTCCAAATGGTATGATCAAAATAATCAGGGAAAATCCTACCACGATGACCACGGCGAAGGCAACGATTTTTACCATGTGGCATACGGCAGAGGATTGGGCGGTACTGCTGTTTGGCGAAACGGCAAACCCTACATTTCACAACCGTATGCCACTCACCGAATCTTAAAGAACACCGAAGAAGAAATTGCGTTTGAACTCCATTTTGATGCTTGGGATGCCGATGGAATTAAAGTAAGTGAAAAAAAGGTAATCAGTCTGAAAATCGGGACCAACTTCTGCAAAGTCGTCAGCACATTTACCACGGCTTCAAAAGAACCTTTAACGATAGCCTTGGGGATTTCATACAGCAATAAACCCGAAATAATCAGCGACGCAAAAAAAGGGACCCTGACACTCTGGGAATCCTTTCAACCCCAAAACGGTGAATTAGGTACTACGGTTAGCGTAAAACCTGCTGATTTTAAAGCCTTTGGCGATTATGAAAAAGAAAAATATATGTTGATAAAAGCAAAATCAGGCCAACCCATTACCTATTATGTGGGTGCCGGTTGGAGCAAAGCCCCGCAGTTTAAAACTAAGCAGGATTGGTTGAATTACGTCAATGAACAGCATTTTTTTAAGTAA